A window of the Deinococcus gobiensis I-0 genome harbors these coding sequences:
- a CDS encoding PaaI family thioesterase, with translation MPDAPLPTPDALTAFGAGHLPGLLGLRFTHAEPGLLRSELTVRPELMAPNGFLHAASVVALADTTCGYGTRLNLPEGAQGFTTIELKSNHLGTAREGIVTCEARPVHTGRTTQVWDAEVRGPGGRLMALFRCTQAVLYPR, from the coding sequence ATGCCTGACGCGCCCCTGCCCACCCCCGACGCCCTGACCGCCTTCGGGGCCGGACATCTCCCCGGCCTCCTGGGCCTCCGCTTCACCCACGCCGAGCCCGGTCTGCTGCGCAGCGAGCTGACGGTCCGCCCTGAACTCATGGCCCCCAACGGGTTCCTGCACGCCGCGTCGGTGGTCGCGCTGGCCGACACCACCTGCGGCTACGGCACCCGCCTGAACCTGCCGGAGGGCGCGCAGGGCTTCACCACCATTGAGCTCAAGAGCAACCACCTCGGCACCGCGCGTGAAGGCATCGTGACCTGCGAGGCCCGCCCGGTCCACACCGGGCGCACCACCCAGGTCTGGGACGCCGAGGTGCGCGGCCCCGGTGGCCGGTTGATGGCGCTGTTCCGTTGTACCCAGGCGGTGCTGTACCCCCGGTGA
- a CDS encoding uracil-DNA glycosylase produces the protein MTGDTSLPDLLEANRACVACTLRPGCAAPVPGDWVGQPQARPGGLLLLGDAPGPEEDRQGRPFAGPAGEGLRTLLAGAGLDRAPLFLTTLVKCRPPAHRPPSAAEVQACTERWLRPQIAALRPGMVLTLGNAATRHLLGTGPADTGITRLRGRWQCAAPAYGGAPLLPLLHPATAARDEARSPGGAWDLLARDLAEAAGVWRGEREARPAAAPAPPPLF, from the coding sequence ATGACCGGGGACACGTCCCTGCCCGACCTGCTGGAGGCCAACCGGGCCTGTGTGGCCTGCACGCTGCGCCCGGGCTGCGCGGCCCCCGTGCCCGGGGACTGGGTGGGCCAGCCGCAGGCCCGGCCCGGTGGCCTGCTGCTCCTCGGGGACGCGCCGGGACCCGAGGAGGACCGCCAGGGCCGCCCCTTCGCGGGCCCTGCGGGCGAGGGTCTGCGCACGCTGCTGGCCGGGGCCGGGCTGGACCGGGCACCCCTGTTCCTGACCACGCTGGTCAAGTGCCGCCCGCCCGCGCACCGCCCGCCCTCGGCGGCCGAGGTCCAGGCCTGCACCGAGCGCTGGCTGCGGCCCCAGATCGCCGCGTTGCGCCCCGGCATGGTCCTGACGCTGGGCAACGCGGCCACCCGGCACCTGCTGGGCACCGGCCCCGCCGATACGGGCATCACCCGGCTGCGGGGCCGCTGGCAGTGCGCCGCGCCGGCATACGGGGGCGCGCCGCTGCTGCCGCTGCTGCATCCGGCCACCGCCGCGCGGGACGAGGCCCGGTCGCCCGGCGGAGCCTGGGACCTGCTGGCCCGCGACCTCGCCGAGGCGGCGGGCGTCTGGCGCGGCGAGCGCGAGGCCCGCCCGGCGGCTGCGCCCGCCCCGCCGCCGCTGTTCTGA
- the dtd gene encoding D-aminoacyl-tRNA deacylase, with protein sequence MRAVVQRVTRATCTVEGRVTGETGPGLLVLLGVAPGDTAGTARALAGRVARLRIFGDDAGKMNRSVQDIGGGVLSVSQFTLFADTRRGNRPSFTGAAPPDQARTLYAEFNAALRDLGLPVGEGVFGAHMVLDLTNDGPVTITLEEAGEA encoded by the coding sequence ATGCGCGCCGTCGTGCAGCGCGTCACGCGCGCCACCTGCACCGTCGAGGGCCGCGTGACCGGCGAGACCGGCCCCGGCCTGCTGGTGCTGCTGGGGGTCGCGCCCGGCGACACGGCCGGGACCGCGCGGGCGCTGGCCGGACGCGTCGCCCGGCTGCGGATCTTCGGCGACGACGCGGGCAAGATGAACCGCAGCGTGCAGGATATCGGCGGCGGCGTCCTGAGCGTCAGCCAGTTCACGCTGTTCGCCGACACGCGCCGGGGCAACCGCCCGAGTTTCACGGGGGCGGCCCCGCCCGATCAGGCCCGGACCCTGTACGCCGAGTTCAACGCGGCGCTGCGCGACCTGGGGCTGCCGGTGGGCGAAGGCGTGTTCGGGGCCCATATGGTTCTCGACCTGACGAACGACGGCCCGGTCACCATCACGCTGGAGGAGGCCGGGGAAGCCTGA
- a CDS encoding peroxiredoxin gives MTQSGEQPSPSPSPRLQPGEAFPAFALPDAEGQTHRLGQYEGKYVVLYVYPKDDTPGCTREACDFRDSATLRAHGAAILGLSRDDAASHGKFAEKYSLPFPLLSDPEAEYIRAIGAWGTKNMYGKVSEGIKRQTFLIGPDGRLVKSWLAVQVDGHADAVAAAIDKDRAAHE, from the coding sequence ATGACCCAATCCGGTGAGCAGCCGAGCCCGTCCCCCTCGCCCCGCCTTCAGCCCGGCGAGGCCTTTCCCGCCTTCGCGCTGCCCGACGCCGAGGGACAGACCCACCGGCTCGGGCAGTACGAGGGCAAATACGTCGTGCTGTACGTGTATCCCAAGGACGATACCCCCGGCTGCACGCGCGAGGCCTGCGACTTCCGCGACTCGGCGACCCTCAGGGCCCACGGCGCGGCCATCCTGGGCCTGAGCCGCGACGACGCCGCGAGCCACGGGAAATTCGCCGAAAAGTACAGCCTGCCCTTTCCGCTCCTGAGTGACCCGGAGGCCGAGTACATCCGGGCCATCGGGGCGTGGGGCACCAAGAACATGTACGGCAAGGTCAGCGAGGGAATCAAGCGCCAGACCTTCCTGATCGGCCCCGACGGCCGGCTCGTCAAGTCCTGGCTGGCGGTGCAGGTGGACGGCCACGCCGACGCGGTCGCCGCCGCCATCGACAAGGACCGGGCCGCCCATGAGTGA
- a CDS encoding C40 family peptidase yields MKATRTLALTFAVLLPSASAATYTVKAGDTLTTVAQATKMEPDALMRLNGLQSPTLQLGQVLRTSASTFAKPVVAPIAAKPATAAAPVASRGGAFVNTAASRYLGIRYVLGGTGGGGLDCSGFTMRVFQQLGISLPRTAAQQWGRGFAVNRRDLRAGDLVFFNTTGRMASHVGIYLGNGSMANANSFKGRTVIEPLFSNPYWASRYIGARRVLT; encoded by the coding sequence ATGAAAGCCACCCGCACCCTTGCCCTGACCTTCGCCGTGCTGCTGCCGAGCGCGTCCGCCGCCACCTATACCGTCAAGGCGGGTGACACGCTGACCACCGTCGCCCAGGCGACGAAGATGGAGCCGGACGCCCTGATGCGCCTCAACGGCCTGCAAAGCCCCACCCTGCAACTCGGTCAGGTGCTGCGGACCTCGGCCTCGACCTTCGCCAAGCCGGTCGTGGCCCCCATCGCCGCCAAGCCGGCCACGGCGGCGGCCCCCGTCGCCTCGCGCGGCGGCGCGTTCGTCAACACGGCGGCCAGCCGTTACCTGGGCATCCGCTACGTGCTGGGCGGCACGGGCGGCGGCGGCCTGGACTGCAGCGGCTTTACGATGCGCGTGTTCCAGCAGCTCGGCATCAGCCTGCCGCGCACGGCCGCGCAGCAGTGGGGCCGTGGCTTCGCGGTCAACCGCCGCGACCTGCGCGCCGGCGACCTGGTGTTCTTCAACACGACCGGCCGCATGGCCAGCCACGTGGGCATCTACCTGGGCAACGGCAGCATGGCCAACGCCAACAGCTTCAAGGGCCGCACCGTCATCGAGCCGCTGTTCTCCAACCCCTACTGGGCCAGCCGCTACATCGGCGCCCGCCGCGTCCTGACCTGA
- a CDS encoding LysM peptidoglycan-binding domain-containing M23 family metallopeptidase has product MNRRTLLLAAALLTGTAGAYTVKTGDTLYSIARANGVTVAELQRLNNLGGTTISVGQVLRLSGEAAPATGTAAPATAAPASTSPTVPSTRSTAPGVSQAPLPPRLSAAELAPTPAGTRLSGVSVSAPEKLMMGDAFALRLSGPRAAEATVRFLSEVGEDVRRPAEVLRPGGAAGEYRVLGRVVLGKTTPVVYEVRLGDEVLRARIPVSPLNQTVQHLNLPSRISGVLQDAGRAAEERAVENAYALRSPQVWTRPFAPALANRAATSSSFGQPRTYVAGGPVNYHYGTDYPAPAGTPVLAVNDGTVVLAGKYPVRGNLVVIDHGAGLVSLYFHQSRLNVRVGDKVTRGQKIGEVGTTGLSAGPHLHLEMRVRGEATDPADWMNRLWPR; this is encoded by the coding sequence ATGAATCGCCGCACGCTGCTGCTCGCTGCCGCCCTCCTGACCGGTACGGCGGGGGCCTATACCGTCAAGACCGGCGACACGCTCTACTCGATTGCCCGCGCCAACGGCGTGACGGTCGCGGAGTTGCAGCGCCTGAACAACCTGGGCGGCACGACCATCTCGGTCGGTCAGGTGCTGCGGCTTTCGGGCGAGGCCGCCCCGGCGACGGGCACGGCGGCTCCGGCGACGGCGGCGCCCGCGTCCACGTCCCCCACCGTACCCTCGACCCGCAGCACCGCGCCGGGCGTCTCCCAGGCCCCGCTGCCGCCGCGCCTGAGCGCCGCCGAGCTGGCCCCTACGCCCGCCGGCACGCGCCTGAGCGGCGTGAGCGTGAGCGCCCCCGAGAAACTGATGATGGGCGACGCCTTCGCGCTGCGCCTGAGCGGCCCACGCGCCGCCGAGGCGACCGTGCGCTTTCTGAGCGAGGTGGGCGAGGACGTGCGCCGCCCCGCCGAGGTGCTGCGGCCCGGCGGGGCGGCGGGCGAGTACCGCGTGCTGGGCCGCGTGGTGCTGGGCAAGACGACGCCGGTGGTCTACGAGGTGCGCCTGGGCGACGAGGTGCTGCGCGCCCGCATTCCGGTGTCGCCCCTGAACCAGACGGTGCAGCACCTCAACCTGCCCAGCCGCATCAGCGGGGTCTTGCAGGATGCGGGCCGGGCGGCCGAAGAACGCGCCGTCGAGAATGCCTACGCGCTGCGCAGCCCCCAGGTCTGGACCCGGCCCTTCGCGCCCGCGCTGGCCAACCGCGCCGCCACCAGCAGCAGCTTCGGGCAGCCGCGCACCTACGTGGCGGGCGGGCCGGTCAACTACCACTACGGCACCGACTACCCCGCGCCGGCCGGCACCCCGGTGCTGGCGGTCAACGACGGCACGGTGGTCCTGGCAGGCAAGTACCCCGTGCGCGGCAATCTGGTCGTCATCGACCACGGGGCGGGGCTGGTCAGCCTGTACTTTCACCAGAGCCGCCTGAACGTGCGTGTAGGAGACAAGGTCACGCGCGGCCAGAAGATCGGGGAGGTCGGCACGACCGGCCTGAGCGCGGGGCCGCACCTGCACCTGGAGATGCGCGTGCGCGGCGAGGCCACCGACCCCGCCGACTGGATGAACCGCCTCTGGCCCCGCTGA
- a CDS encoding DUF1844 domain-containing protein — translation MANPEFVGLVHMLQATAEAALGDLNAATSSAARDGLLADDRARQTAERSLKLLTMLAEKTRGNLDFTEADLLTGAIGSLRARLDN, via the coding sequence ATGGCCAACCCTGAATTTGTCGGACTCGTGCACATGCTCCAGGCCACCGCCGAGGCGGCCCTGGGCGACCTGAACGCCGCGACCTCCAGCGCCGCGCGCGACGGCCTGCTCGCGGACGACCGCGCCCGCCAGACCGCCGAGCGCAGCCTGAAACTGCTCACCATGCTGGCCGAGAAGACGCGCGGCAACCTGGACTTCACCGAGGCCGACCTGCTGACCGGAGCCATCGGCAGCCTGCGCGCCCGCCTGGACAACTGA
- the rpiA gene encoding ribose 5-phosphate isomerase A, whose protein sequence is MSDRAPDLEALKKDAALRAAALVASGMRVGLGTGSTARYAIEEIGRRIGTGELSGVVGVATSEASDALARAVGIPVEPLDPRPLDLAIDGADEITPGLDLIKGLGGALLREKLTEVQARRLVIIADHTKLVTRLGEKAPLPVEIARFGFLSTIERLRALGLGGRLRQPGAQPYVTDNGNYIFDAQLPAEFGAAELGSRIKGTLGVVETGLFLGMAERAFVAAPDGVRELTPQR, encoded by the coding sequence ATGAGTGATCGGGCCCCCGACCTCGAAGCCCTGAAGAAGGACGCCGCCCTGCGCGCCGCCGCCCTGGTCGCCAGCGGGATGCGCGTGGGCCTGGGCACCGGCAGCACCGCCAGGTACGCCATCGAGGAGATCGGCCGCCGCATCGGGACCGGCGAGCTGAGCGGCGTGGTCGGGGTGGCGACGAGCGAGGCGAGCGACGCGCTGGCCCGCGCGGTCGGCATTCCGGTCGAGCCGCTCGACCCCCGGCCGCTGGACCTCGCCATCGACGGGGCCGACGAGATCACGCCGGGCCTCGACCTCATCAAGGGCCTGGGCGGGGCGCTGCTGCGCGAGAAGCTGACCGAGGTGCAGGCGCGGCGGCTGGTCATCATCGCGGACCACACCAAGCTCGTCACGCGCCTGGGCGAAAAAGCGCCGCTGCCGGTCGAGATCGCCCGCTTCGGCTTCCTCTCGACCATCGAGCGCCTGCGCGCCCTGGGCCTCGGCGGTCGCCTGCGCCAGCCCGGCGCGCAGCCCTACGTGACCGACAACGGCAACTACATCTTCGACGCGCAGCTGCCCGCCGAGTTCGGCGCCGCCGAGCTGGGGAGCCGCATCAAGGGCACGCTGGGCGTGGTCGAGACCGGGCTGTTCCTGGGCATGGCCGAGCGCGCCTTCGTCGCCGCGCCCGACGGCGTGCGCGAGCTGACGCCGCAGCGGTAG
- a CDS encoding ATP-binding protein — protein MTTLKFGPASGSPAGVQVGMVLGTQDVTPVSFWFAVLPGASVQLDDLVAVETRKPDGSAVNFYGIVDHVRTRHEGVTFDSDVQDVAAGLLPASVSYAARVLVTRVQPENFIPPQPGDAVRHARGHDLRMALSADKMGDKAFPGGLLADGQVLPINYRFVNGENGGHINISGISGVATKTSYALFLLHSIFRSGVMGVGAAAGRALIFNVKGEDLLFLDQRNREVTAREAEAQAQKGLPDHRYALMELPVEAFRDVQFLAPPRPGHSGAAIVPHVEQRAAGVTPFLYSLREFCARRMLPYVFVDRDASVNLGFVIGSIEERLYRMAQGADTPYLTVDDWQPDTEQVLDEDMRFDEMGSVRIGTFAQLVAYLEYKLLDANDGEGDRKWVGKQSPATLQAFIRRLRGVQKHLTPLVRGDVSAEQAARFRPDPLKAGVQTTVVDIHTLSATAQMFIVGVLLRDLFEYKERVGRQDTVFVVLDELNKYAPRDGDSPIKDVLLDIAERGRSLGIILIGAQQTASEVERRIVSNAAIRVVGRLDLAEAERPEYRFLPQSFRARAGILQPGTMLVSQPDVPNPVLVNYPFPAWATRKDEVDDLGGREVEDVGEDWLR, from the coding sequence ATGACCACCCTCAAATTCGGCCCGGCCTCCGGCAGTCCGGCGGGCGTGCAGGTCGGCATGGTGCTGGGCACGCAGGACGTGACCCCCGTGAGCTTCTGGTTCGCCGTGCTGCCCGGCGCGAGCGTGCAGCTCGACGACCTCGTGGCGGTGGAGACCCGCAAGCCCGACGGGTCGGCCGTGAACTTCTACGGCATCGTGGACCACGTCCGCACCCGGCACGAGGGCGTGACCTTCGACAGCGACGTGCAGGACGTGGCGGCGGGGCTGCTGCCGGCCAGCGTGAGCTACGCGGCGCGGGTGCTGGTCACGCGCGTGCAGCCCGAGAACTTCATTCCGCCGCAGCCCGGCGACGCGGTGCGCCACGCGCGCGGCCACGATCTGCGCATGGCCCTGAGCGCCGACAAGATGGGCGACAAGGCCTTTCCCGGCGGGCTGCTGGCCGACGGGCAGGTGCTGCCCATCAACTACCGCTTCGTGAACGGCGAGAACGGCGGGCACATCAATATCAGCGGAATTTCCGGGGTCGCCACCAAGACGAGTTACGCCCTGTTCCTGCTGCACTCGATTTTCCGCAGCGGCGTGATGGGTGTGGGCGCGGCGGCGGGCCGGGCACTGATCTTCAACGTCAAGGGCGAGGACCTGCTGTTCCTCGACCAGCGCAACCGCGAGGTGACCGCCCGCGAGGCCGAGGCGCAGGCGCAGAAGGGGCTGCCCGATCACCGCTACGCCCTCATGGAGCTGCCGGTCGAGGCCTTCCGGGACGTGCAGTTCCTGGCGCCGCCCCGCCCCGGCCACTCGGGCGCGGCCATCGTGCCACACGTCGAGCAGCGCGCGGCGGGCGTCACGCCCTTCCTGTACTCGCTGCGGGAATTCTGCGCGCGGCGCATGCTGCCCTACGTCTTCGTGGACCGGGACGCCAGCGTGAACCTGGGCTTCGTGATCGGGTCCATTGAGGAGCGGCTGTACCGCATGGCGCAGGGGGCCGACACGCCGTACCTGACGGTGGACGACTGGCAGCCCGACACCGAGCAGGTGCTCGACGAGGACATGCGCTTCGACGAGATGGGCAGCGTCCGGATCGGGACCTTCGCGCAGCTCGTGGCCTACCTGGAATACAAGCTGCTGGACGCCAACGACGGCGAGGGCGACCGCAAGTGGGTGGGCAAGCAGTCGCCCGCCACCCTCCAGGCCTTCATCCGCCGCCTGCGGGGCGTGCAGAAGCACCTGACGCCCCTCGTGCGCGGCGACGTGAGCGCCGAGCAGGCCGCGCGCTTTCGCCCCGACCCGCTCAAGGCGGGCGTGCAGACGACCGTCGTGGACATCCACACCCTGTCGGCCACCGCGCAGATGTTCATCGTGGGGGTGCTGCTGCGCGACCTGTTCGAGTACAAGGAACGGGTGGGCCGTCAGGACACGGTGTTCGTGGTCCTCGACGAGCTGAACAAGTACGCCCCGCGCGACGGCGACAGCCCCATCAAGGACGTGCTGCTGGACATCGCCGAGCGTGGCCGCTCGCTGGGCATCATCCTCATCGGCGCGCAGCAGACCGCCAGCGAGGTCGAGCGCCGCATCGTCTCGAACGCCGCCATTCGCGTGGTGGGCCGCCTGGACCTCGCGGAGGCCGAGCGCCCCGAGTACCGCTTTTTGCCGCAGAGCTTCCGCGCCCGCGCGGGCATCCTGCAACCCGGCACCATGCTCGTCTCGCAGCCCGACGTGCCCAACCCGGTGCTCGTCAACTATCCCTTTCCCGCCTGGGCCACCCGCAAGGACGAGGTGGACGACCTCGGCGGCCGCGAGGTGGAGGACGTCGGCGAGGACTGGCTGCGGTAA
- a CDS encoding DNA double-strand break repair nuclease NurA: MPAMRIRLDPWPVDTNGGQLGLQTFDGTLEDLETERWAALPARPIPERLRQVFVVDGKRRMESRLFIEDDLGHSGLGGFGAFVVGAVELCPHGSRQAELRQVKAARLLAHAPDLRLDPMTLSPRNPHTGLLEYTPVAMQGTDALAALNLLQGQMLAAEQRLSHDLASRVPADEQDDREWLSALTVQDGTLRGQNLNGAVVGCVKTMETMYLPPDRAALLADLRPGERTPVMRMTYRNGQFTRLIWYVRLCEAAFYQHPMAGVMRLEMFAPDDPSFLPPIVRQVANLSGTLLTRLGSRAHKDPRAPQNLIPTAALEQAMGRSMGSADLVTRRIRAHIASLHPQAVA, translated from the coding sequence ATGCCCGCTATGCGTATTCGCCTCGACCCCTGGCCGGTAGACACGAACGGGGGGCAACTCGGTCTTCAGACCTTCGACGGCACCCTCGAAGACCTCGAAACGGAGCGCTGGGCGGCGCTGCCCGCCCGGCCCATCCCGGAACGGCTGCGGCAGGTCTTCGTCGTGGACGGCAAACGCCGCATGGAATCCCGCCTCTTCATCGAGGACGACCTCGGGCACAGTGGCCTGGGCGGCTTCGGGGCCTTCGTGGTCGGGGCCGTGGAACTCTGCCCGCACGGCTCCCGGCAGGCCGAGCTGCGGCAGGTGAAGGCCGCGCGGCTGCTGGCGCACGCGCCGGACCTGCGTCTGGACCCCATGACCCTGTCGCCCCGCAACCCGCACACCGGGCTGCTGGAGTACACCCCGGTCGCCATGCAGGGCACGGACGCCCTGGCCGCCCTGAACCTGTTGCAGGGGCAGATGCTGGCCGCCGAGCAGCGGCTCTCGCACGACCTGGCCTCCCGCGTGCCGGCCGACGAACAGGACGACCGCGAGTGGCTGAGCGCCCTGACGGTGCAGGACGGCACGCTGCGCGGGCAGAACCTGAACGGCGCGGTGGTCGGCTGCGTCAAGACCATGGAGACCATGTACCTGCCGCCCGACCGCGCGGCGCTGCTGGCCGACCTGCGTCCCGGCGAGCGTACACCCGTCATGCGCATGACCTACCGCAACGGGCAGTTCACGCGCCTGATCTGGTACGTGCGGCTGTGCGAGGCGGCCTTCTACCAGCACCCGATGGCGGGCGTCATGCGCCTGGAGATGTTCGCGCCGGACGACCCGAGCTTCCTGCCGCCCATCGTGCGTCAGGTGGCGAACCTCAGCGGCACGCTCCTGACCCGTCTGGGCAGCCGCGCCCACAAGGACCCGCGCGCGCCGCAGAACCTCATTCCCACGGCGGCGCTGGAGCAGGCGATGGGCCGCTCGATGGGCAGCGCGGACCTCGTGACCCGGCGCATCCGGGCGCATATCGCCTCGCTGCACCCACAGGCGGTCGCATGA
- a CDS encoding Crp/Fnr family transcriptional regulator has protein sequence MSFYTRPATAPGRFEPAQGRPLRRGDTLYYAGDQAPSLYRLDSGLLRAVRLTPQGRNLTVRHIHPGDIFGEEILHGQPRSHQMVALTDAVVTAIHVEQLSTAELWEVTRSLSTQLQRVMNDGVHIQDGDLRERIARYLLSLADSSLGGRHADGVRFVRATHELIAEGTGATRESVSKLIGEMRDDGLLTPAYRCLTLTDEVQLRQLSGYHG, from the coding sequence ATGTCCTTCTATACCCGTCCCGCCACCGCTCCCGGCCGCTTCGAACCCGCCCAGGGCCGCCCCCTGCGCCGGGGCGATACGCTCTACTACGCCGGCGACCAGGCGCCCTCCCTGTACCGCCTCGACTCGGGGCTGCTGCGGGCCGTGCGCCTCACGCCCCAGGGCCGTAACCTGACGGTGCGCCACATCCACCCCGGCGACATCTTCGGTGAGGAGATCCTGCACGGCCAGCCCCGCTCGCACCAGATGGTCGCCCTGACCGACGCGGTGGTCACGGCTATTCACGTCGAGCAGCTCAGCACCGCCGAACTGTGGGAGGTGACGCGCAGCCTGAGCACCCAGCTCCAGCGCGTCATGAACGACGGCGTACACATCCAGGACGGCGACCTGCGCGAGCGCATCGCCCGCTACCTGCTGAGCCTGGCCGACAGCAGCCTGGGTGGCCGCCACGCCGACGGCGTGCGCTTCGTGCGGGCCACCCACGAACTGATCGCCGAGGGCACCGGGGCCACGCGCGAAAGCGTGAGCAAGCTCATCGGTGAAATGCGCGACGACGGCCTCCTGACCCCGGCCTACCGTTGCCTGACCCTGACCGACGAAGTGCAGCTGCGCCAGCTCAGCGGCTACCACGGCTGA